Below is a genomic region from Sandaracinaceae bacterium.
CCTCAGAGCGGATGAGCCCATGCTCCGAATCACCGAAGAGTCGATCGTTTGGCTGCGCTCGATGAAGCCGATCTGGGAAGAGGTCGCGAAGCACGACAAGAACCTGGCTCGGCAGATGCGGGACAGCGCGGCGAGCGTGGTGGGGAACCTGGCCGAGGGCGAGAAGCGGGTCGGCGGACATGAGCGCGAGCGGTTCGGTACGGCCTACGGCTCGGCGGGCGAGACCCGCGTGTGGCTGCTCTCCGCGGCGGCGCTGGGGTACGTGAGCGACGAGGCGGTCGAAGGGCCTGCGGACTGGGCGGACAAGGCGCGCGCGACGATGTGGAAGTTGATGCATCGCGGGTGAGCCAAGCGAGGGTGGCTCCGGCT
It encodes:
- a CDS encoding four helix bundle protein, whose protein sequence is MLRITEESIVWLRSMKPIWEEVAKHDKNLARQMRDSAASVVGNLAEGEKRVGGHERERFGTAYGSAGETRVWLLSAAALGYVSDEAVEGPADWADKARATMWKLMHRG